A single region of the Buchnera aphidicola (Microlophium carnosum) genome encodes:
- the ispF gene encoding 2-C-methyl-D-erythritol 2,4-cyclodiphosphate synthase — MRIGYGFDLHSFGSKKPLIIGGVLIPYEKGLIAHSNGDVLIHSVIDALLGATAMGDIGTFFPSNNKMYKNIDSRILLQKTWKKIIRKNYKICNIDTTIITEDPKMSPYISFMRLNLSLDLNTKIDHISIKSTSSKQIGCIGRKEGIACQAIVMLMKNKKYI; from the coding sequence ATGAGAATTGGATATGGTTTTGATCTTCATTCTTTTGGAAGTAAAAAACCATTAATTATTGGTGGTGTTTTGATTCCTTATGAGAAAGGTTTAATTGCTCATTCTAATGGTGATGTGTTGATACATTCTGTAATAGATGCATTATTAGGTGCTACTGCCATGGGTGATATTGGAACTTTTTTCCCAAGCAATAATAAAATGTATAAAAATATTGATAGTAGAATACTTTTACAAAAAACTTGGAAAAAAATTATACGAAAAAATTATAAGATATGTAATATTGACACTACCATTATTACAGAAGATCCAAAAATGTCACCTTATATATCTTTTATGAGATTAAATTTATCATTAGATCTTAACACTAAAATAGATCATATCAGTATTAAATCTACAAGTTCTAAACAAATCGGATGTATTGGAAGAAAAGAAGGAATTGCTTGTCAAGCGATTGTAATGCTTATGAAAAATAAAAAATATATATAA
- a CDS encoding cell division protein FtsB, whose protein sequence is MKILKIFLLFLLFWLQYSLWLGKNGVLDYIRIYKKVTMQEKNNDFLEMRNNQIILEIKNFNNNINDNKKK, encoded by the coding sequence ATGAAAATATTAAAAATATTTTTATTGTTTTTGCTATTTTGGTTACAATATTCTCTTTGGTTGGGAAAAAATGGTGTTTTAGATTACATAAGAATATATAAAAAAGTTACAATGCAGGAAAAAAATAATGATTTTCTTGAAATGCGGAATAATCAAATAATATTAGAAATTAAAAATTTCAATAATAATATTAATGACAATAAAAAAAAATAA
- the ispD gene encoding 2-C-methyl-D-erythritol 4-phosphate cytidylyltransferase, with the protein MVLVNKFKPKIIAIVPAAGIGSRMQIDLPKQYIKIQNRTILEHTLKTLLLHPNIVRIIVSLNKQDTYFHKLSISSNLRIISVIGGKKRINSVLSGLIVAENVDWVIVHDAVRPCLSYRDLEKLISIIKKNPVGALLARPVSDTIKYGNLKKEKVLYTVHRKNLWHALTPQLFQIDLLKYCLKKIIEDKISITDEASALEYCGYNPLLIRGSCSNIKVTCLEDLVFANFYLKEYNVDK; encoded by the coding sequence ATGGTCTTGGTCAATAAATTTAAACCAAAAATTATAGCTATTGTGCCTGCTGCTGGAATAGGTAGTAGAATGCAGATAGACTTACCCAAACAATATATAAAAATTCAAAATCGTACTATTCTAGAGCATACTCTCAAAACATTGTTACTACATCCTAATATAGTTCGAATAATTGTCAGTTTAAATAAACAAGATACTTACTTTCATAAATTATCTATATCATCTAATCTACGTATTATTTCTGTAATTGGTGGTAAAAAAAGAATAAATTCAGTTTTATCAGGCTTAATAGTTGCAGAAAATGTAGATTGGGTTATAGTACATGATGCAGTTCGTCCATGTTTAAGCTATCGAGATTTAGAAAAATTAATATCTATTATTAAGAAAAATCCGGTAGGTGCTCTTTTAGCAAGACCAGTATCTGACACTATTAAATACGGTAATTTAAAAAAAGAAAAAGTATTATATACCGTACATAGAAAAAATTTATGGCATGCTTTAACTCCTCAGTTATTTCAAATAGATTTATTAAAATATTGTTTAAAAAAAATTATTGAAGATAAAATTAGTATAACAGATGAAGCATCAGCATTAGAATATTGCGGATATAATCCATTATTAATTAGAGGAAGTTGTAGTAATATTAAAGTTACTTGTCTAGAAGATCTTGTTTTTGCAAATTTTTATTTAAAAGAATATAACGTAGATAAATAA
- a CDS encoding peptidoglycan DD-metalloendopeptidase family protein, whose translation MQFKIFLFKFFFLTLLLFFCNNFGFGFSINNRNNSNNNLDKKYINDFLFLNKNQFFSFLKSEKIFFSKREKIIIRNNNFIGFFRENRFRIFYTVKSKDTLYSIAKNSGHNYYELSKFNSIKKPYKIIVGQKIWMGDFLIRENNCFIINSQNNTIKKNSSCKSIFKNLLNITNFLKENTESSKICFFCSKESKKNNDILKCKSFDFSNNWYWPVKDKRIKYFYNDILDNTKIEISGFKGQPIFAAARGEVVCVTDIFKKYGRLIIIRHNKNYLSIYAFNHLVLVKEKDQVYANQQIATMGLSSETNLPRLYFEIRYLGDSINPLHILPKI comes from the coding sequence ATGCAATTCAAAATTTTTTTATTTAAATTCTTTTTTTTGACATTGTTATTATTTTTTTGTAATAATTTTGGTTTTGGATTTTCTATAAATAATCGAAATAATTCTAATAATAATCTTGATAAAAAATACATTAATGATTTTTTATTTTTAAATAAAAACCAATTCTTTTCATTTTTAAAATCTGAAAAAATATTTTTTTCAAAAAGAGAAAAAATTATTATTAGGAATAATAATTTTATTGGTTTTTTTCGGGAAAATCGATTTAGAATATTTTATACTGTAAAATCAAAAGACACTCTCTATTCAATCGCTAAAAATTCCGGTCACAATTATTATGAACTATCTAAATTTAATTCTATTAAAAAACCTTACAAAATAATTGTAGGTCAAAAAATATGGATGGGAGATTTTTTAATTCGTGAAAATAACTGTTTTATTATAAATTCACAAAATAATACTATAAAAAAAAACAGTTCTTGTAAATCTATTTTTAAAAACCTATTAAATATTACAAATTTTTTAAAAGAGAATACAGAATCGAGTAAAATATGTTTTTTTTGTAGTAAGGAATCGAAAAAAAATAATGATATTTTAAAGTGTAAATCTTTTGATTTTTCTAATAACTGGTATTGGCCAGTTAAAGATAAACGTATTAAATATTTTTATAATGATATATTAGATAATACAAAAATAGAGATTTCTGGTTTTAAGGGACAACCAATTTTTGCTGCCGCTAGAGGAGAAGTGGTATGTGTTACTGATATATTTAAAAAATATGGTCGATTAATTATTATTAGACATAATAAAAATTATCTTAGTATTTATGCTTTTAATCATTTAGTTTTAGTAAAAGAAAAAGATCAAGTATATGCAAATCAGCAAATTGCTACAATGGGATTATCATCAGAAACCAATTTACCACGACTTTATTTTGAAATACGTTATTTAGGAGACTCTATAAACCCATTACATATTCTACCTAAAATATAA